One window of the Dreissena polymorpha isolate Duluth1 chromosome 5, UMN_Dpol_1.0, whole genome shotgun sequence genome contains the following:
- the LOC127881770 gene encoding uncharacterized protein LOC127881770, which produces MIKPKTFSCHTFELTNRKDEFVNGMHPFTFGDLAALLENAISRYKINLSPMNRSMSDEQPTHCTQDKQAQQEEASRSLDTRNVKYVIKQNSNDITVFEGHKQDIVQERMPFGQYHDDEFNAANYIPTNKDNNLKHVPDCTTDAIDDIVQTTASDPCKDTANTQNKHTNENVDAIHIIQAKKYGSLEHMKNIKIENAVKIRRLKNITASGAVNRTVAPKAGRSDVTQPEQIRQSRRDDECEYAKQTAENHDSVPTSNSSCEPPLMSQRPPSEVNIDTSHIIPAKKYGGIEHMKKIKMENAIKLQRLKNVQASSHLQRSLSTSRCISHIQASEMQNYDIANENNKSPKGGTLTGQRFETWHTSDKEFSYSEKQADEKLIPYGSVAHFRKIRRDNAESLWHMKGIHKRVDTWKSVDRSCSDLDPGKEKEYGSVAHFRMVQMKNAARNRKINAITSKLDTWKEPNPGSEYSMGRQKNWEAVKDPRKFGSIAHFQQAKQQNASRTVRLKQATSKLNTWQPKSKMEGLSTLEHISMPRHIGQIDRLKMSVQKATSKINTGLVKVSKSAGGQVASWSRHLKDIRSPKPNTMNITTTAANQKFSNATTSCKNFNHKRESNQTSNKRHTLPAQCVGNDEIALSAREYECIEHRLRYPDSRIRFPCTETEVDARLKELLKLLRVSIFANTTRPSTCNGSDGDSGFYVSPCDSFLADEAAMELEYEMEQRALIAGNDLVNFVPRPRPTINKHGHPPTKIPRPVFNVLEKIMQSRVRVNYS; this is translated from the coding sequence ATGATCAAACCTAAGACATTTTCGTGCCACACATTTGAGCTCACTAACAGGAAGGACGAGTTCGTGAACGGCATGCATCCATTCACATTTGGCGATCTTGCCGCGCTTTTGGAAAACGCAATATCAAGATACAAAATAAATCTGTCTCCAATGAATCGCTCTATGTCTGATGAGCAGCCTACACACTGCACGCAAGATAAACAAGCACAACAGGAAGAAGCCAGTCGATCTTTGGATACCAGAAACGTAAAGTACGTCATCAAACAGAACAGCAATGACATCACCGTGTTTGAGGGTCACAAGCAGGACATCGTACAAGAACGCATGCCTTTCGGTCAATATCATGACGACGAGTTCAATGCAGCTAACTACATTCCGACTAACAAGGACAACAATCTGAAGCACGTTCCTGATTGCACGACCGATGCAATTGATGATATTGTCCAAACAACAGCGAGTGATCCTTGCAAAGATACGGCGAATACCCAGAACAAACACACAAATGAGAATGTTGATGCCATCCATATCATACAAGCTAAGAAGTACGGCAGCCTTGAGCACATGAAAAATATAAAGATAGAGAACGCTGTCAAAATTAGGCGACTGAAGAACATCACTGCCAGTGGTGCCGTGAACAGGACCGTTGCGCCAAAAGCCGGAAGGTCCGATGTAACACAGCCTGAGCAGATCAGACAGTCCCGTCGTGATGATGAATGTGAATATGCCAAGCAAACTGCGGAAAATCACGATTCTGTACCAACTTCAAATAGCTCTTGCGAACCTCCACTCATGTCTCAGAGACCACCATCAGAAGTTAATATTGATACTTCCCATATCATTCCAGCTAAGAAGTATGGTGGTATTGAGCATATGAAGAAAATCAAAATGGAAAACGCTATCAAACTGCAGCGTCTTAAAAACGTACAGGCCAGCTCGCACCTTCAAAGATCACTGAGCACATCAAGATGTATCAGCCACATCCAGGCATCTGAAATGCAAAACTACGATATAGCCAATGAAAACAACAAAAGTCCAAAAGGCGGAACACTGACTGGACAAAGGTTTGAAACTTGGCACACATCAGACAAAGAATTCAGTTATTCAGAGAAACAGGCGGATGAAAAGCTTATACCGTATGGATCTGTCGCTCACTTCCGGAAAATCAGGAGGGATAACGCGGAAAGTCTTTGGCACATGAAGGGTATTCACAAGCGAGTGGACACATGGAAGTCCGTTGATAGAAGCTGCAGTGATTTGGACCCAGGAAAGGAAAAGGAATACGGCTCAGTGGCGCATTTCAGGATGGTTCAAATGAAAAATGCTGCCAGAAATCGCAAGATAAACGCAATCACGTCAAAACTGGATACCTGGAAGGAACCAAACCCTGGAAGCGAATATTCCATGGGCAGACAGAAAAACTGGGAAGCGGTTAAAGACCCACGAAAGTTCGGATCCATAGCCCATTTCCAGCAGGCAAAGCAACAGAATGCAAGCAGAACTGTGCGGTTGAAACAAGCAACATCAAAACTGAATACTTGGCAGCCAAAGTCTAAAATGGAGGGATTGTCTACACTTGAACATATATCAATGCCGAGACACATCGGACAGATAGATCGCTTGAAAATGAGCGTCCAAAAGGCCACTTCCAAGATTAACACAGGCTTAGTCAAGGTATCAAAAAGTGCAGGAGGACAAGTTGCATCTTGGAGCCGACACCTGAAGGATATTCGTAGCCCAAAACCAAATACAATGAAtataactactactgctgctaacCAAAAGTTCAGCAATGCCACAACGAGCTGCAAAAATTTCAACCACAAACGAGAAAGCAATCAGACAAGCAACAAAAGGCACACATTACCTGCGCAATGTGTGGGAAATGACGAAATCGCGTTATCTGCCAGAGAATATGAGTGCATTGAACACAGGCTACGCTATCCAGACAGCAGAATCCGGTTCCCATGCACCGAAACGGAAGTAGATGCGCGACTCAAGGAACTGCTGAAGCTCCTTCGCGTATCAATCTTTGCAAATACTACGAGGCCTTCAACATGCAACGGAAGCGATGGTGACAGCGGGTTCTATGTGTCGCCCTGTGACAGTTTCCTCGCTGATGAAGCCGCCATGGAACTGGAATACGAGATGGAACAACGTGCTCTAATCGCCGGAAATGATCTCGTCAATTTTGTTCCAAGGCCCAGACCTACCATCAACAAGCATGGACATCCACCCACGAAAATTCCAAGACCCGTTTTTAATGTTCTTGAAAAGATAATGCAGTCGAGAGTACGGGTGAACTACTCTTGA